Proteins from one Oncorhynchus masou masou isolate Uvic2021 chromosome 12, UVic_Omas_1.1, whole genome shotgun sequence genomic window:
- the LOC135550850 gene encoding RNA-binding protein Nova-1-like isoform X1: MMAGGAVEQNGIFLNPLHHNQQPYMESDPPDSRKRPLTPTEEDCCTKRTNTGEEGEYFLKVLIPSYAAGSIIGKGGQTIVQLQKETGATIKLSKSKDFYPGTTERVCLIQGTVEALNGVHSFIAEKVREMPQSAQKTEPVSILQPQTTVNPDRVKQAKLIVPNSTAGLIIGKGGATVKAVMEQSGAWVQLSQKPEGINLQERVVTISGEPEQNRKAVEIIVQKIQEDPQSSSCLNISYSNISGPVANSNPTGSPYANSAEVLPNAAAAAATASSLLGQAGLAGMGGFPGTMSSFSGNDLLAITSALNTLASYGYNTNTLGLGLNPAAASGVLAAVAASANPAAAAAANLLASYASDASGSGHPAVGLGGFSLGSLAAATGASNGYLNASSPLMASSLLAAEKLGEGAKDVVEIAVPENLVGAILGKGGKTLVEYQELTGARIQISKKGEFIPGTRNRKVTITGSPAATQAAQYLISQRITYEQGVRATNPQKVG, translated from the exons ATGATGGCCGGTGGAGCAGTTGAGCAAAACGGGATATTCTTGAATCCTCTTCATCACAATCAACAGCCCTACATGGAGTCAGATCCCCCCGACTCTCGTAAACGACCACTAACTCCGACGGAGGAGGACTGTTGTACCAAGCGCACAAACACGGGAG AGGAGGGTGAGTACTTCCTGAAGGTGCTGATCCCCAGCTATGCAGCTGGCTCTATAATTGGCAAGGGTGGCCAGACCATCGTACAGCTGCAGAAAGAGACGGGCGCCACCATCAAGCTGTCCAAATCCAAAGACTTCTACCCAG GAACCACAGAGCGGGTGTGTCTGATACAGGGTACGGTCGAGGCGCTAAATGGTGTCCACAGCTTCATTGCGGAGAAAGTCCGCGAGATGCCCCAGAGCGCCCAGAAAACAGAGCCAGTCAGCATACTGCAACCGCAGACCACTGTCAACCCCGATCGCGTCAAACAG GCTAAGTTAATAGTGCCCAACAGCACGGCTGGGCTGATCATCGGTAAGGGCGGGGCCACAGTCAAGGCGGTGATGGAGCAGTCGGGTGCCTGGGTCCAGCTGTCCCAGAAGCCTGAAGGCATCAACCTGCAGGAGCGCGTGGTCACGATCAGCGGGGAGCCCGAGCAGAACCGTAAAGCTGTGGAGATCATTGTGCAGAAGATCCAGGAGGACCCTCAGAGCAGCAGCTGCCTCAACATCAGTTACTCCAACATCTCAGGCCCCGTGGCCAACTCCAACCCCACCGGTTCCCCCTACGCCAACTCGGCTGAGGTCCTTCCCAACGCCGCTGCGGCTGCTGCCACTGCCTCCAGCCTTCTAGGCCAGGCCGGCCTGGCAGGAATGGGCGGCTTCCCGGGAACCATGTCCAGCTTCTCTGGCAATGACCTGCTGGCCATCACCTCGGCCCTCAACACACTGGCCAGCTATGGCTACAACACCAACACCCTGGGCCTGGGCCTCAACCCCGCCGCTGCCTCCGGGGTCCTCGCCGCCGTGGCTGCTAGTGCTAacccagctgctgctgctgccgctaaCCTCCTGGCCTCCTATGCCAGCGATGCCTCTGGCTCCGGCCATCCTGCTGTTGGCCTGGGGGGCTTCTCCCTGGGGTCGCTGGCCGCCGCCACAGGGGCCTCCAACGGCTACCTGAATGCCTCGTCCCCACTGATGGCTTCCTCCCTGCTGGCCGCAGAGAAGCTGGGAGAAGGGGCCAAGGACGTGGTGGAGATTGCTGTGCCCGAGAATCTGGTGGGCGCCATCCTGGGGAAAGGCGGGAAAACGCTGGTTGAGTACCAGGAGCTGACGGGAGCTCGTATCCAGATCTCCAAAAAGGGAGAGTTCATACCTGGCACGCGGAACCGTAAAGTTACCATAACAGGGTCACCCGCGGCAACGCAAGCCGCCCAGTATCTGATCAGCCAGAGGATCACGTATGAGCAGGGTGTGCGTGCCACCAACCCACAGAAGGTGGGCTAA
- the LOC135550850 gene encoding RNA-binding protein Nova-1-like isoform X2, whose protein sequence is MEEGEYFLKVLIPSYAAGSIIGKGGQTIVQLQKETGATIKLSKSKDFYPGTTERVCLIQGTVEALNGVHSFIAEKVREMPQSAQKTEPVSILQPQTTVNPDRVKQAKLIVPNSTAGLIIGKGGATVKAVMEQSGAWVQLSQKPEGINLQERVVTISGEPEQNRKAVEIIVQKIQEDPQSSSCLNISYSNISGPVANSNPTGSPYANSAEVLPNAAAAAATASSLLGQAGLAGMGGFPGTMSSFSGNDLLAITSALNTLASYGYNTNTLGLGLNPAAASGVLAAVAASANPAAAAAANLLASYASDASGSGHPAVGLGGFSLGSLAAATGASNGYLNASSPLMASSLLAAEKLGEGAKDVVEIAVPENLVGAILGKGGKTLVEYQELTGARIQISKKGEFIPGTRNRKVTITGSPAATQAAQYLISQRITYEQGVRATNPQKVG, encoded by the exons ATGG AGGAGGGTGAGTACTTCCTGAAGGTGCTGATCCCCAGCTATGCAGCTGGCTCTATAATTGGCAAGGGTGGCCAGACCATCGTACAGCTGCAGAAAGAGACGGGCGCCACCATCAAGCTGTCCAAATCCAAAGACTTCTACCCAG GAACCACAGAGCGGGTGTGTCTGATACAGGGTACGGTCGAGGCGCTAAATGGTGTCCACAGCTTCATTGCGGAGAAAGTCCGCGAGATGCCCCAGAGCGCCCAGAAAACAGAGCCAGTCAGCATACTGCAACCGCAGACCACTGTCAACCCCGATCGCGTCAAACAG GCTAAGTTAATAGTGCCCAACAGCACGGCTGGGCTGATCATCGGTAAGGGCGGGGCCACAGTCAAGGCGGTGATGGAGCAGTCGGGTGCCTGGGTCCAGCTGTCCCAGAAGCCTGAAGGCATCAACCTGCAGGAGCGCGTGGTCACGATCAGCGGGGAGCCCGAGCAGAACCGTAAAGCTGTGGAGATCATTGTGCAGAAGATCCAGGAGGACCCTCAGAGCAGCAGCTGCCTCAACATCAGTTACTCCAACATCTCAGGCCCCGTGGCCAACTCCAACCCCACCGGTTCCCCCTACGCCAACTCGGCTGAGGTCCTTCCCAACGCCGCTGCGGCTGCTGCCACTGCCTCCAGCCTTCTAGGCCAGGCCGGCCTGGCAGGAATGGGCGGCTTCCCGGGAACCATGTCCAGCTTCTCTGGCAATGACCTGCTGGCCATCACCTCGGCCCTCAACACACTGGCCAGCTATGGCTACAACACCAACACCCTGGGCCTGGGCCTCAACCCCGCCGCTGCCTCCGGGGTCCTCGCCGCCGTGGCTGCTAGTGCTAacccagctgctgctgctgccgctaaCCTCCTGGCCTCCTATGCCAGCGATGCCTCTGGCTCCGGCCATCCTGCTGTTGGCCTGGGGGGCTTCTCCCTGGGGTCGCTGGCCGCCGCCACAGGGGCCTCCAACGGCTACCTGAATGCCTCGTCCCCACTGATGGCTTCCTCCCTGCTGGCCGCAGAGAAGCTGGGAGAAGGGGCCAAGGACGTGGTGGAGATTGCTGTGCCCGAGAATCTGGTGGGCGCCATCCTGGGGAAAGGCGGGAAAACGCTGGTTGAGTACCAGGAGCTGACGGGAGCTCGTATCCAGATCTCCAAAAAGGGAGAGTTCATACCTGGCACGCGGAACCGTAAAGTTACCATAACAGGGTCACCCGCGGCAACGCAAGCCGCCCAGTATCTGATCAGCCAGAGGATCACGTATGAGCAGGGTGTGCGTGCCACCAACCCACAGAAGGTGGGCTAA
- the LOC135550859 gene encoding calpain small subunit 1-like yields the protein MEVSPIELMNILNRIISKHGDLKTDGFSIESCRSMVAVMDSDSTGKLGFHEFKHLWNNIKKWQGVYKTYDTDGSGVIGADELPNAFRVAGFRLNDQLFQMIICRYSEENGDLDFDNYIGCLVRLDAMCRAFNTLDKDNNGTIKVNVQEWLQLTMYS from the exons ATGGAGGTGAGTCCCATCGAACTGATGAACATCCTGAATAGAATTATTTCCAAAC ATGGTGACTTGAAGACAGACGGGTTTAGCATAGAGTCCTGCAGGAGCATGGTGGCAGTCATGGAT AGTGACAGCACTGGAAAGCTTGGATTTCATGAGTTCAAACACCTTTGGAACAATATCAAGAAATGGCAG ggTGTGTATAAGACTTATGACACTGATGGCTCCGGGGTTATTGGTGCAGATGAGCTTCCCAACGCTTTCAGGGTTGCAG GCTTCCGCCTCAACGACCAGTTGTTCCAGATGATCATCTGCAGATACAGCGAAGAGAATGGGGACCTGGACTTTGACAACTACATTGGCTGTCTTGTGAGACTGGATGCTATGTGTC GTGCCTTCAACACCTTAGACAAGGATAACAATGGAACCATCAAGGTCAACGTTCAAGAG TGGCTCCAGTTGACCATGTATTCCTGA